Proteins encoded in a region of the Nicotiana tomentosiformis chromosome 9, ASM39032v3, whole genome shotgun sequence genome:
- the LOC104102708 gene encoding uncharacterized protein isoform X2, producing MDETTTSGEGATAPTEELLKKIQELEAGHAQLKKEMSKLMVSNDGRRSERQRSHSISPQWPPRLRGSAAGFDALWKRGSTSFRHSSPLQRESNSKSEPCGGGAGPAAVKFTDRQYLSILQSMGQAIHIFDLNFRVIYCDVRPFQETSTEVKHIEADKSSGRPRSIASVRLGLNPQQPLQVAIASKISSLASKVSNKVKSKMKTGEGSVLREGGSGYGHHSDHAFSDAALSDHREDANPSGASTPRGDVHVSPFEVFSNVEHSPEKPSRDSGGESEGKPGISKIITSKAEAWMVKKNLSWPWKGNEREVLEAKTTRFVWPWLNNDQDNEWNHCKSCNAVSTSDDQVIESNRTTTNEAWGSWSSSFNVNSTSNASSSDSTSSTAGNKVDTDADCLDYEILWEDLTIGEHIGQGSCGTVYHGLWFGSDVSVKVFSKQEYSDDVIYSFRQEVSLMKRLRHPNILLFMGAVTSSQHLCIVTEFLPRGSLFRLLQRNASKLEWRRRIHMALDIARGMNYLHHFNPPIVHRDLKSSNLLVDKNWTVKVGDFGLSRLKHETYLTTKSGKGTPQWMAPEVLRNEPSDEKADIYSFGVILWELATEKIPWDNLNSMQVIGAVGFMNQGLDIPKDVNPQWASIIESCWHSEPQLRPTFLELVDKLKDLLRQCAIQAQAARNVNVAGDSSQKEL from the exons TGAAAAAGGAGATGTCTAAGCTTATGGTTTCAAATGATGGTAGAAGATCAGAGAGGCAAAGGTCTCATTCTATTTCCCCTCAATGGCCCCCTCGCCTTAGGGGTTCTGCTGCTGGTTTTGATGCATTGTGGAAGAGGGGCTCCACTTCTTTCCGGCATTCGTCACCTTTGCAAAGAGAGAGTAATAGTAAAAGTGAGCCTTGTGGTGGAGGTGCAGGTCCAGCTGCAGTCAAGTTTACTGATAGACAGTACTTGAGCATATTGCAATCAATGGGACAAGCAATCCATATATTTGATCTCAATTTTCGCGTTATTTACTG TGACGTGAGGCCATTTCAAGAAACATCTACAGAGGTGAAGCATATCGAAGCTGATAAAAGTTCTGGTAGGCCTAGAAGCATTGCTTCTGTGAGACTTGGACTTAATCCACAGCAACCTCTGCAAGTTGCCATTGCCTCCAAAATATCGAGTTTG GCTTCAAAGGTGAGCAACAAGGTTAAGTCAAAAATGAAAACTGGAGAGGGCAGCGTTCTTCGGGAAGGTGGAAGTGGATATGGTCACCATTCTGATCATGCTTTTTCTGACGCTGCTCTATCAGATCACAGGGAAGATGCAAATCCAAGTGGAGCGAGTACACCCAGGGGAGATGTTCATGTTTCTCCATTTGAGGTATTCTCCAATGTTGAGCACTCTCCAGAAAAACCCTCAAGAGACTCGGGGGGTGAGAGTGAGGGAAAACCTGGGATTTCTAAGATTATAACTTCAAAGGCAGAGGCATGGATGGTTAAGAAGAACTTATCATGGCCATGGAAAGGCAATGAGCGGGAAGTGTTAGAGGCAAAGACTACACGCTTTGTTTGGCCCTGGCTAAACAACGACCAAGATAATGAGTGGAATCATTGCAAGAGTTGTAATGCAGTATCAACATCAGACGATCAGGTTATTGAAAGTAACCGTACAACGACCAATGAGGCTTGGGGATCCTGGTCATCGTCATTTAATGTTAATAGCACAAGCAATGCTAGTAGTAGCGATAGTACCAGTAGTACTGCTGGTAATAAAGTGGATACTGATGCTGACTGCTTGGATTATGAAATCTTGTGGGAGGACTTGACAATTGGAGAACATATTGGACAGG GTTCTTGTGGAACTGTTTATCATGGGCTGTGGTTCGGATCA GATGTTTCGGTTAAAGTATTTTCCAAGCAAGAATATTCTGATGATGTCATATATTCCTTTAGACAGGAG GTGTCACTGATGAAACGTCTCCGACATCCAAATATTCTTCTTTTCATGGGTGCGGTAACTTCATCTCAACACCTCTGCATTGTCACAGAGTTCCTGCCACG AGGAAGTTTGTTTAGGTTACTACAGAGGAATGCATCCAAACTAGAATGGAGACGGCGTATTCACATGGCTTTAGATATA GCTCGTGGCATGAACTATCTTCATCATTTCAACCCACCTATAGTTCATCGGGATCTGAAGTCTTCGAATCTTCTTGTGGACAAGAATTGGACCGTTAAG GTTGGGGACTTTGGTCTGTCACGTCTTAAGCACGAGACATATCTAACAACAAAGAGTGGGAAAGGAACG CCACAATGGATGGCTCCAGAAGTTCTTCGCAATGAACCTTCAGATGAGAA GGCTGATATATACAGTTTCGGTGTGATACTATGGGAACTTGCCACGGAAAAGATCCCTTGGGATAACCTCAACTCGATGCAG GTGATCGGAGCAGTAGGATTCATGAATCAGGGGCTAGATATCCCGAAGGATGTTAATCCACAGTGGGCTTCTATTATAGAGAGCTGTTGGCATAG TGAGCCACAACTACGCCCAACATTCCTAGAGTTGGTAGATAAACTAAAGGATCTGCTGAGACAGTGTGCCATTCAGGCCCAGGCAGCACGTAATGTTAATGTTGCAGGAGATAGCAGCCAGAAAGAACTATAG
- the LOC104102708 gene encoding uncharacterized protein isoform X1, whose protein sequence is MDETTTSGEGATAPTEELLKKIQELEAGHAQLKKEMSKLMVSNDGRRSERQRSHSISPQWPPRLRGSAAGFDALWKRGSTSFRHSSPLQRESNSKSEPCGGGAGPAAVKFTDRQYLSILQSMGQAIHIFDLNFRVIYWNRSAEQLYGYSAAEALGRNLLELIADPKDHAVAKIILYRVAKGENWTGQFPVRNKRGDRFLIVATDTPLYDDDGTFIGIICVSSDVRPFQETSTEVKHIEADKSSGRPRSIASVRLGLNPQQPLQVAIASKISSLASKVSNKVKSKMKTGEGSVLREGGSGYGHHSDHAFSDAALSDHREDANPSGASTPRGDVHVSPFEVFSNVEHSPEKPSRDSGGESEGKPGISKIITSKAEAWMVKKNLSWPWKGNEREVLEAKTTRFVWPWLNNDQDNEWNHCKSCNAVSTSDDQVIESNRTTTNEAWGSWSSSFNVNSTSNASSSDSTSSTAGNKVDTDADCLDYEILWEDLTIGEHIGQGSCGTVYHGLWFGSDVSVKVFSKQEYSDDVIYSFRQEVSLMKRLRHPNILLFMGAVTSSQHLCIVTEFLPRGSLFRLLQRNASKLEWRRRIHMALDIARGMNYLHHFNPPIVHRDLKSSNLLVDKNWTVKVGDFGLSRLKHETYLTTKSGKGTPQWMAPEVLRNEPSDEKADIYSFGVILWELATEKIPWDNLNSMQVIGAVGFMNQGLDIPKDVNPQWASIIESCWHSEPQLRPTFLELVDKLKDLLRQCAIQAQAARNVNVAGDSSQKEL, encoded by the exons TGAAAAAGGAGATGTCTAAGCTTATGGTTTCAAATGATGGTAGAAGATCAGAGAGGCAAAGGTCTCATTCTATTTCCCCTCAATGGCCCCCTCGCCTTAGGGGTTCTGCTGCTGGTTTTGATGCATTGTGGAAGAGGGGCTCCACTTCTTTCCGGCATTCGTCACCTTTGCAAAGAGAGAGTAATAGTAAAAGTGAGCCTTGTGGTGGAGGTGCAGGTCCAGCTGCAGTCAAGTTTACTGATAGACAGTACTTGAGCATATTGCAATCAATGGGACAAGCAATCCATATATTTGATCTCAATTTTCGCGTTATTTACTG GAATCGAAGTGCTGAACAACTATATGGTTATTCAGCTGCCGAAGCTCTTGGGCGGAATCTTCTTGAGCTAATAGCAGATCCTAAGGATCATGCTGTGGCAAAAATCATTTTATACCGAGTGGCAAAGGGTGAGAATTGGACTGGACAATTTCCTGTGAGGAATAAGCGAGGGGACAGATTTTTAATCGTAGCAACAGATACCCCTCTTTATGATGATGATGGTACATTTATTGGTATTATTTGTGTATCAAGTGACGTGAGGCCATTTCAAGAAACATCTACAGAGGTGAAGCATATCGAAGCTGATAAAAGTTCTGGTAGGCCTAGAAGCATTGCTTCTGTGAGACTTGGACTTAATCCACAGCAACCTCTGCAAGTTGCCATTGCCTCCAAAATATCGAGTTTG GCTTCAAAGGTGAGCAACAAGGTTAAGTCAAAAATGAAAACTGGAGAGGGCAGCGTTCTTCGGGAAGGTGGAAGTGGATATGGTCACCATTCTGATCATGCTTTTTCTGACGCTGCTCTATCAGATCACAGGGAAGATGCAAATCCAAGTGGAGCGAGTACACCCAGGGGAGATGTTCATGTTTCTCCATTTGAGGTATTCTCCAATGTTGAGCACTCTCCAGAAAAACCCTCAAGAGACTCGGGGGGTGAGAGTGAGGGAAAACCTGGGATTTCTAAGATTATAACTTCAAAGGCAGAGGCATGGATGGTTAAGAAGAACTTATCATGGCCATGGAAAGGCAATGAGCGGGAAGTGTTAGAGGCAAAGACTACACGCTTTGTTTGGCCCTGGCTAAACAACGACCAAGATAATGAGTGGAATCATTGCAAGAGTTGTAATGCAGTATCAACATCAGACGATCAGGTTATTGAAAGTAACCGTACAACGACCAATGAGGCTTGGGGATCCTGGTCATCGTCATTTAATGTTAATAGCACAAGCAATGCTAGTAGTAGCGATAGTACCAGTAGTACTGCTGGTAATAAAGTGGATACTGATGCTGACTGCTTGGATTATGAAATCTTGTGGGAGGACTTGACAATTGGAGAACATATTGGACAGG GTTCTTGTGGAACTGTTTATCATGGGCTGTGGTTCGGATCA GATGTTTCGGTTAAAGTATTTTCCAAGCAAGAATATTCTGATGATGTCATATATTCCTTTAGACAGGAG GTGTCACTGATGAAACGTCTCCGACATCCAAATATTCTTCTTTTCATGGGTGCGGTAACTTCATCTCAACACCTCTGCATTGTCACAGAGTTCCTGCCACG AGGAAGTTTGTTTAGGTTACTACAGAGGAATGCATCCAAACTAGAATGGAGACGGCGTATTCACATGGCTTTAGATATA GCTCGTGGCATGAACTATCTTCATCATTTCAACCCACCTATAGTTCATCGGGATCTGAAGTCTTCGAATCTTCTTGTGGACAAGAATTGGACCGTTAAG GTTGGGGACTTTGGTCTGTCACGTCTTAAGCACGAGACATATCTAACAACAAAGAGTGGGAAAGGAACG CCACAATGGATGGCTCCAGAAGTTCTTCGCAATGAACCTTCAGATGAGAA GGCTGATATATACAGTTTCGGTGTGATACTATGGGAACTTGCCACGGAAAAGATCCCTTGGGATAACCTCAACTCGATGCAG GTGATCGGAGCAGTAGGATTCATGAATCAGGGGCTAGATATCCCGAAGGATGTTAATCCACAGTGGGCTTCTATTATAGAGAGCTGTTGGCATAG TGAGCCACAACTACGCCCAACATTCCTAGAGTTGGTAGATAAACTAAAGGATCTGCTGAGACAGTGTGCCATTCAGGCCCAGGCAGCACGTAATGTTAATGTTGCAGGAGATAGCAGCCAGAAAGAACTATAG